From the genome of Bradyrhizobium elkanii USDA 76, one region includes:
- a CDS encoding tyrosine-type recombinase/integrase, with product MPGRRAKPPRLWFREDDETWIILDRGRQIRTGCSRDDIDGAAKALETYIGERHTSTIGATDPNVLAIADVLTAYEISKRPKDTSDERAWAQHDLLLIRLLDLNNFFGDKTVSQLKAQLCRDFVDWSTGTANDNHRKAGIKPRNGTVSDQTARRRLEDLRAAVNAYHAEHTLTVVPKVTLPPKAEGRHRWLTRNEAARLLGATIGYVWDTEQETWKRSEDGELARRERWIIRRRYPAARFCLIGIYSARREETIRRTQWLPTTTHPWMNLDAMVYQGKGTLEQSTKKRRPPAKIASRLRPHLIRWRRIDQARSAELRASGVMRDGEQIRFVVNRLHDGQPLAGKIRSAWNGILEDAGLGDDVVRHSLRHTAATWLMQAGVDMWEAAGWLGMTVEQLEANYGHHHPDFQEEAAEAFGARR from the coding sequence ATGCCGGGCCGCAGAGCCAAGCCGCCACGACTCTGGTTTAGAGAGGACGATGAAACCTGGATCATCCTCGATCGTGGCCGGCAAATCCGCACAGGCTGCAGCCGCGACGACATTGACGGAGCTGCGAAGGCGCTCGAGACCTATATCGGCGAGCGACATACCAGCACCATCGGGGCAACTGACCCGAACGTCCTCGCGATAGCCGACGTCCTCACAGCCTACGAAATTTCAAAGCGGCCCAAGGACACGAGCGATGAACGCGCGTGGGCACAACATGACCTGCTGCTCATTCGCTTGCTCGATCTTAACAACTTTTTTGGCGATAAAACCGTCAGTCAGCTCAAAGCTCAGCTTTGTCGCGACTTTGTCGATTGGTCCACCGGTACTGCGAACGACAATCATAGGAAAGCCGGCATCAAGCCACGCAACGGGACAGTCTCTGATCAAACCGCACGACGCCGACTCGAAGATCTACGCGCTGCCGTGAACGCCTACCACGCCGAGCATACGCTCACCGTCGTTCCAAAGGTCACTCTTCCTCCTAAAGCCGAAGGACGACACCGATGGCTAACGCGCAACGAGGCAGCGCGCCTACTCGGAGCAACAATCGGCTACGTGTGGGACACGGAGCAGGAAACGTGGAAGCGCAGCGAGGATGGCGAGCTCGCGCGCCGGGAGCGGTGGATCATTCGTCGTCGCTATCCCGCGGCGCGCTTCTGCCTGATCGGTATCTACAGTGCTCGTCGCGAAGAGACCATCCGGCGCACCCAGTGGCTGCCAACAACGACCCATCCATGGATGAACCTTGACGCGATGGTCTACCAGGGCAAAGGGACGCTGGAGCAGTCGACCAAGAAACGGCGGCCGCCGGCAAAGATCGCTAGCCGCCTGCGTCCGCATCTGATTCGATGGCGCAGGATCGACCAAGCTCGATCTGCAGAACTCCGCGCCTCAGGGGTTATGAGAGACGGTGAACAAATCCGGTTCGTCGTGAACCGCCTGCACGACGGCCAGCCGCTTGCCGGCAAGATCAGGTCAGCCTGGAATGGTATTCTGGAGGACGCCGGGCTGGGCGACGACGTCGTCCGGCATTCACTGCGCCATACAGCGGCGACATGGTTGATGCAGGCGGGCGTCGACATGTGGGAAGCCGCTGGCTGGCTCGGCATGACCGTTGAGCAATTAGAGGCCAACTATGGCCATCACCACCCGGACTTTCAGGAAGAGGCGGCGGAAGCTTTTGGGGCAAGGCGCTGA
- a CDS encoding L-threonylcarbamoyladenylate synthase, giving the protein MDTGLKTHVLSAGAAATATAAGVLAEGGLVAFPTETVYGLGADAGNAAAIARLYQAKGRPAFNPLIAHVADLGAARRIALFNGQALRLAEAFWPGPLTLVLPKALSCPVAELATAGLDTVAIRIPAHKVARDIIKAFGGAVVAPSANLSGHVSPTTAEHVNGDLAGRIDLIVDGGPVEVGVESTIVGCFSDPVLLRPGGLTRAEIERVLGQPLQSPPQDAETDAQPVAPGMLASHYAPRTPVRLNASDVHVGEALLAFGPAKVARSECASVVMNLSERGDLAEAAANLFGYLRTLDKRNADAIAVTPIPEEGLGEAINDRLRRAAVGR; this is encoded by the coding sequence GTGGATACAGGTCTGAAAACGCACGTTTTGTCCGCCGGCGCCGCCGCCACGGCGACCGCCGCCGGGGTCCTGGCCGAGGGCGGCCTGGTGGCGTTTCCGACCGAGACCGTCTATGGCCTCGGCGCCGACGCCGGCAACGCCGCCGCGATCGCCCGCCTCTACCAGGCCAAGGGCCGGCCGGCCTTCAATCCGCTGATTGCCCATGTCGCCGATCTTGGCGCCGCCCGCCGGATTGCCCTGTTCAACGGGCAGGCCCTGCGGTTGGCGGAGGCGTTCTGGCCCGGTCCCCTGACCCTGGTGCTGCCGAAGGCGCTCTCCTGCCCGGTTGCGGAACTCGCGACCGCCGGGCTTGATACGGTCGCCATCCGCATCCCGGCCCACAAAGTGGCGCGCGATATCATCAAGGCTTTCGGCGGTGCCGTGGTAGCGCCGTCGGCCAATCTCTCCGGCCATGTCTCGCCGACCACCGCCGAGCATGTGAACGGCGATCTCGCGGGCCGCATCGACCTGATCGTCGACGGCGGACCGGTCGAGGTCGGCGTCGAATCCACCATCGTCGGCTGCTTCTCCGATCCGGTGCTGCTGCGGCCGGGCGGGCTGACGCGCGCCGAGATCGAGCGTGTGCTCGGCCAGCCCTTGCAGTCGCCGCCGCAAGACGCGGAAACCGACGCCCAGCCGGTTGCCCCCGGCATGCTCGCCTCGCATTACGCGCCGCGGACGCCGGTCCGGCTCAATGCCAGCGACGTCCATGTCGGCGAAGCCTTGCTGGCGTTCGGGCCGGCCAAGGTCGCACGCAGCGAATGCGCCTCCGTGGTGATGAACCTGTCCGAGCGCGGCGACCTGGCCGAGGCCGCCGCCAATCTGTTCGGCTACCTCCGCACCCTCGACAAAAGAAACGCGGATGCGATCGCGGTGACGCCGATTCCCGAGGAGGGATTGGGTGAAGCCATCAATGACCGGCTGCGCCGCGCGGCCGTTGGGCGGTAA
- a CDS encoding FAD-binding oxidoreductase, whose amino-acid sequence MNIVQSAVPPLPPELLEKFRAIVGTKYAVTDAADIKPYVTEERDLFHGRSPLVLRPGSTAEVAAICKLATEHRIALVPQGGNTGLVGGQTPHNGEVVVSLRRLDKIRDIDVESNTMTCEAGVVLQIAQQKAAEVDRLFPLSLGAEGSCTIGGNLSTNAGGTGALAYGVAREMALGVEVVLADGRVLNALSKLKKDNTGYDLRNLFIGAEGTLGIITAATLKLFPRPRAVETAYVGLKSPAAALKLLSISRDQAAGALTSFELLADVAVDFSIRHGIDIRDPLTSKHPWYVLMELSSSRDDARDTLEAILAQGMEDGIVDDAVIAANLSQRQAFWKLRDEMSAAQKPEGGSIKHDISVPVAAVPAFIEEANAAVVKLIPGSRPVPFGHLGDGNIHYNVSQPVGANAADFLARWHDVNAVVFEIVLRMGGSISAEHGIGVLKRDELPDVKDKVAIELMRQVKAMLDPLGIMNPGKVL is encoded by the coding sequence ATGAATATCGTCCAATCAGCGGTGCCGCCGCTTCCGCCCGAATTGCTTGAAAAATTCCGCGCCATCGTCGGCACGAAATATGCGGTGACCGACGCCGCCGACATCAAGCCTTACGTCACCGAGGAGCGCGACCTGTTCCACGGCCGCTCGCCGCTGGTGCTGCGCCCCGGTTCGACCGCCGAGGTCGCTGCGATCTGCAAGCTTGCGACCGAGCACAGGATCGCGCTGGTGCCGCAGGGCGGCAACACCGGCCTGGTCGGCGGCCAGACCCCGCACAATGGCGAGGTCGTGGTCTCGCTGCGGCGGCTGGACAAGATTCGCGACATCGACGTCGAATCCAACACCATGACCTGCGAGGCCGGCGTGGTGCTGCAGATCGCGCAGCAGAAGGCAGCCGAGGTCGACCGGCTGTTTCCGCTCTCGCTCGGCGCCGAGGGCAGCTGCACGATCGGCGGCAACCTCTCGACCAATGCCGGCGGCACCGGAGCACTCGCCTACGGCGTGGCGCGCGAAATGGCGCTCGGGGTCGAAGTCGTGCTGGCTGACGGGCGCGTGCTGAACGCGCTGTCGAAGCTGAAAAAGGACAACACCGGCTACGATTTGCGCAACCTCTTCATCGGCGCAGAAGGCACGCTCGGCATCATCACCGCGGCAACGCTAAAGCTGTTTCCGCGGCCGCGTGCGGTCGAGACCGCCTATGTCGGTCTGAAGTCGCCGGCGGCCGCACTCAAGCTGCTGTCGATCTCGCGCGATCAAGCGGCCGGTGCACTGACGAGCTTCGAGCTGCTCGCCGACGTTGCGGTCGACTTCTCGATCCGCCACGGCATCGATATCCGCGATCCCCTGACCAGCAAGCATCCCTGGTACGTGCTGATGGAATTGTCGTCGTCGCGCGACGATGCGCGCGACACGCTGGAGGCGATCCTGGCCCAGGGCATGGAGGACGGCATCGTCGACGACGCTGTCATCGCCGCCAATCTGAGCCAGCGCCAGGCGTTCTGGAAGCTGCGCGACGAGATGTCGGCGGCGCAGAAGCCGGAAGGCGGCTCGATCAAGCACGATATCTCGGTGCCGGTCGCAGCCGTGCCCGCCTTCATCGAAGAGGCCAATGCGGCGGTGGTGAAGCTGATCCCGGGTTCGCGGCCGGTGCCGTTCGGCCATCTCGGCGACGGCAACATCCACTACAATGTCAGCCAGCCGGTCGGCGCCAATGCGGCCGACTTCCTGGCGCGCTGGCACGACGTGAATGCCGTCGTGTTCGAGATCGTGCTGCGGATGGGCGGCTCGATCTCGGCCGAGCACGGCATCGGCGTGCTCAAGCGCGACGAACTGCCTGACGTCAAGGACAAGGTCGCGATCGAGCTGATGCGGCAGGTCAAGGCGATGCTCGATCCGCTCGGCATCATGAACCCGGGCAAGGTGCTGTGA